The following proteins are co-located in the Primulina tabacum isolate GXHZ01 chromosome 11, ASM2559414v2, whole genome shotgun sequence genome:
- the LOC142518561 gene encoding uncharacterized protein LOC142518561 isoform X2: protein MAGISPESKSEERDEESNEITLRPIALSDIDDFMVWATDDRVSNFCTWDAYTSKHQAFQFINDVAIPHPWFRVICINNRAVGSISVTPNSGCRAELGYVLAFEHWGKEIVTRAVKMVASNIFKEWPELKRLQALVNVENKGSQRVLEKAGFLREGVLRKYLTTKGRCSDMVIFSFLCTDLVS from the exons ATGGCTGGAATATCTCCAGAATCAAAATCAGAAGAACGCGATGAAGAATCCAACGAGATCACCTTGAGACCTATAGCATTGTCCGACATAGATGATTTCATGGTGTGGGCAACAGATGACAGAGTAAGCAATTTCTGCACATGGGATGCTTACACTTCCAAACACCAAGCTTTCCAATTCATCAACGATGTTGCCATTCCTCATCCTTGGTTTCGAGTCATCTGCATCAATAATCGGGCAGTTGGCTCTATATCCGTCACACCAAATTCTG GGTGCAGAGCTGAACTTGGTTATGTACTAGCTTTTGAGCACTGGGGAAAAGAGATTGTAACAAGAGCTGTAAAAATGGTGGCATCCAACATTTTTAAGGAATGGCCGGAGTTGAAAAGGCTTCAGGCTTTGGTGAATGTAGAGAACAAGGGGTCTCAAAGGGTGCTGGAAAAGGCTGGATTTTTAAGGGAAGGTGTTCTGAGGAAGTATCTGACTACAAAGGGAAGATGTAGCGATATGGTGATTTTTAGCTTTCTCTGTACCGATTTAGTTTCTTGA
- the LOC142518895 gene encoding non-specific lipid transfer protein GPI-anchored 20-like, whose protein sequence is MPQTEPMEKLKSFKFLVLAFVATLLIIIRPVHGQSRAICTRAMLRSFGPCINFLTGGSNASSPTPDCCSSLKNLVSNGQDCLCLIVTGGVPLQIPINRTLAISLPRACKMSRVPVECKEKPSGSGPNLSPASSPPIPRVPMIPQPVIPSLAPESDLVPTLTPPGMRPTLVPSAAEMVNVFSSLMAAALGVYFLKFY, encoded by the exons ATGCCTCAAACCGAACCAATGGAAAAACTTAAAAGCTTCAAATTTCTAGTACTGGCTTTTGTTGCAACATTACTGATCATCATTAGGCCAGTTCACGGCCAATCGCGTGCTATCTGCACGCGAGCCATGCTTCGAAGCTTTGGCCCTTGCATTAACTTTCTGACCGGTGGCTCCAACGCGTCGTCTCCAACTCCAGATTGCTGCAGTTCACTCAAGAATCTGGTCAGCAATGGACAAGATTGCTTGTGCCTCATTGTTACAGGAGGTGTCCCTTTACAGATACCTATAAATCGAACTCTTGCTATATCTCTTCCACGTGCTTGTAAGATGTCTCGCGTTCCCGTTGAATGTAAAG AGAAACCAAGTGGGAGTGGACCTAATTTGTCTCCTGCATCATCTCCTCCAATTCCTAGAG TTCCGATGATTCCACAGCCTGTAATACCTTCTTTGGCACCAGAAAGTGACTTGGTTCCGACCTTGACACCGCCAGGAATGCGACCAACTCTGGTGCCATCGGCCGCTGAGATGGTTAACGTTTTCAGTTCTCTAATGGCAGCGGCGTTGGGAGTCTATTTCTTGAAATTCTATTGA
- the LOC142518778 gene encoding uncharacterized protein LOC142518778, protein MDMIELVKCECCGLKEDCTQEYITEVKSKFDGKWLCGLCSEAVRDEASRGKKQFGMDEAMKAHMSFCRKFKSNPAIRVADGMRQMLRKRSGDLSSSSSSSSKNYPRSSNASQVGDDSTFSCY, encoded by the coding sequence ATGGACATGATTGAATTGGTGAAGTGCGAGTGCTGTGGGTTAAAGGAAGACTGCACGCAAGAATACATAACAGAAGTGAAGTCCAAATTCGATGGTAAATGGCTGTGTGGTCTGTGTTCCGAAGCTGTAAGAGATGAAGCTAGTAGAGGTAAAAAACAGTTCGGGATGGACGAAGCTATGAAGGCACACATGTCGTTTTGTCGTAAATTTAAGTCGAATCCCGCGATTCGAGTTGCCGATGGCATGAGACAGATGCTGAGGAAAAGATCAGGTGATTtgtcttcttcatcttcttcctcATCGAAGAATTACCCGAGATCATCCAACGCATCACAAGTTGGAGATGATTCCACGTTTTCGTGTTACTAG
- the LOC142518561 gene encoding uncharacterized protein LOC142518561 isoform X1 codes for MAGISPESKSEERDEESNEITLRPIALSDIDDFMVWATDDRVSNFCTWDAYTSKHQAFQFINDVAIPHPWFRVICINNRAVGSISVTPNSEGCRAELGYVLAFEHWGKEIVTRAVKMVASNIFKEWPELKRLQALVNVENKGSQRVLEKAGFLREGVLRKYLTTKGRCSDMVIFSFLCTDLVS; via the exons ATGGCTGGAATATCTCCAGAATCAAAATCAGAAGAACGCGATGAAGAATCCAACGAGATCACCTTGAGACCTATAGCATTGTCCGACATAGATGATTTCATGGTGTGGGCAACAGATGACAGAGTAAGCAATTTCTGCACATGGGATGCTTACACTTCCAAACACCAAGCTTTCCAATTCATCAACGATGTTGCCATTCCTCATCCTTGGTTTCGAGTCATCTGCATCAATAATCGGGCAGTTGGCTCTATATCCGTCACACCAAATTCTG AAGGGTGCAGAGCTGAACTTGGTTATGTACTAGCTTTTGAGCACTGGGGAAAAGAGATTGTAACAAGAGCTGTAAAAATGGTGGCATCCAACATTTTTAAGGAATGGCCGGAGTTGAAAAGGCTTCAGGCTTTGGTGAATGTAGAGAACAAGGGGTCTCAAAGGGTGCTGGAAAAGGCTGGATTTTTAAGGGAAGGTGTTCTGAGGAAGTATCTGACTACAAAGGGAAGATGTAGCGATATGGTGATTTTTAGCTTTCTCTGTACCGATTTAGTTTCTTGA